TTGAGGTAATAGCGCTCATCGTAATTAATTGCTGTAATAGTATTAGAGAACTGGTCAACCGGTTCTCTTTTTGCAACCAGATAAGGCAATGAACCTTTAGTATCATCATTAACTACTGTATAGATGGTATTTACAAAATCATCAGGACTTAGCTTTAAGGCCCCGTTCGGCAACCGCCCTAAAACCACCTTATTTTTGGCTGAACCCGGTGTAACAGGAATCAGGTCCACTGTGCCATCCGCCATTTGCAGATAAATCACATAGCTCTTGCCTGCAATGAAATCTACATCATGGCTTAAGGTGAGGACTAAACCTTCTTGCTGTACCACCTCACCGCTTTGATGAATACCATTGCGATAATCCGCTACAGCAATCCGGTCACGTAAAACCAGTAATTCTGATTCTGGTGCCGCATCAAAGGTAATGGATTTGCGCTGGAAGCGCATCTTGTTCCAAATCCGGTATGCATTGAAATGCGCTTGCCACTTGTTTCGTACACCAACAGATTTCACCTCTTTTGGGTTTTTGGCTCCTTTATCCGGTAAATAGATATTGATACGGCTATCGTCGGTCGGATCCGTGTATTCATAGATCAGTCCGTCGTAGTCATCCATCACGCCAAAGGTCAGGTCATGCTTGTAACTATCCGGAATGATATTCCTGAAGTTAAACAGCATTACCGAGTTATCAGTTGGCCGTTCAAAATAAAGCTTGAGCTTATTGTTTTGCCGATATGCAGTACAAAACACCGCATCACAAAGATTGGTAACCAGCTCTTCAAAAGATAGATTCGTATCATCAATGGTAGTACAGAACTCAGCCGCTAGCGGCGTACCAAAATAATCAACTACATCATTATAGGTCCGATAGATGTTTTCAAGATCAATCTCATCGATCGAACGGCGGCCAATCTTGTCATCGAGTGCCATAGATACCAAAGCATCAGCAAAGCTAGACGTTGGATATAGCTCTGTTGTCATTGCCCCGTTTTTATAAGTCGGCAACATTCGCTGAAGATCAAAATTGATCTTGCGGGACTTAACAGATAAAGCTCCAGTGGTTGCATAAGTACGCGCACGAAAAACCGTTTCATGTTCATACACTGTGCTTTGTAAAGGATAAGCACCGTAAAGCGCCTGCCACTTTACTTCATCAACAACTGTTGTGACTGTCGGAGTCGGAGTTAAACGGCGTGCACGGACACTACAACGCCCCTGAAACGTGACCATATCAAGTGTTGCACCAACGGTCTGACGTGACTTTGCCGAACCTTTCAAAATGATCTGCTTCAGCATCGGATTACCAATCGCTGCACCAGATTCATTTACCGGTGTTACTTCAACTTCAATCGTGACATTAACAGCGGCCTGATACCCACCTGAAGAAACGGTATAAAGTCCATTGGTGGCCACAAAATTACACAGCACCCGGCTACGTTCAACATTGTCCAGAATGAATGGACCAATCCATTTTTCACCTATTGAACTGATCTTTGGTGACAAAGCTGCAGTTTGTTGGTTATTTAACTCTTTAAGCTTTAACCAGTTAGCATTAACGGCCGCCGGATTTGATAACGTCATACGGTCATCAGCTACCGATAGAACGCTATAAGTACCATTTAAATCAAAAGTCTGGCCATTAAACGTGAATGAGGCATTGGTGATTTCTACGCGGTCATTACTTACAAACTTAGTGGTTAAATCTGTGTTGTTTGCCGTTGCCCGAAGAATCTCGTTTGGATATGCAAAATGAAGGTAGTTCGTACCTTCTAAAGATTGTGTATCAGCAGGACGTAAAACTTGGCCATTAACAGAAGTTTGATGCTGAACCGTTAGTGGCGGCGTGGTAATTTCGGTACCAAGCGAGAAATATGGCTCACCCGAGACAATATCAACGCCTGGTCGATAGACTTCTACCGATGCACCGGCAATATCGACAATATTGGTTTCACCGTCATATGCACCGTTAATTTTATAGTGACCACGACCAATACAACCGACAACGTGTTCAACTTCAACGTTATTTTCATAAACTTTGTAAGGCACTGCGATTAGGTCGGGTGTGTTCCACCCGGCTCCATAGTTATCAGCAATCCGGCCATTTACACGAGTTTTATTTTCACGATTGGATAATTCGTTATTTGCAGATGAAGACTGGTTGTTATTTTGGTTTGTTTGTGTAATTGAAGGTACTGGCATTAATAATGCAACTGCCACCCCCACAACCAATGAGATAATAGCAGCCCATGCAGCTGCACCAAGCTCAATACCTTTAGGATTCTCAATTACGATAAAAGTACCTGGTAAGAAATCAAGCTGCTTTAACTCATATGCATTTTTCGGCGTGACTTCATTCGCAAATGAAATTTCGGCATGATCCATATTACTTGTTGTATGGAAAATACGGACATGTTCAGGCATATAATCATATTTTGAAGTAAGCCATTGTCCGATGGTTTGAGCCTGCTCAATCGTCTTTTCTTCAGACAAAGCATCTTTTTTATAAATAATCTTAATCATAGTAACTGACCCGACTAAAACCCATTGCCTTGATCACTTCTTCGGATAAAAAAGTAACTCCGCCTTCCATCAAATGTAGAACACGGCCCAAACGAAAAAGCCCCACATGTGGGGGCTTGTTTCGGTATCTCGAGTGAAAGGCGACTATGCAGCCTTCCTTGGGCATGGGCAGTGGATTTAAAAGTTTTAACCTTGATGGTAGAAATACCTTTTCTTTAATAGGCTTCATAAAAAATTCAAGTGCTTCCGCCCGGTCTATTCCATATAGATCCAATGCAGCTTCATGAGCAAAATGAACACAGTTGTAGTTTTCCTCGTCATATTGTCTATCAAGCAAATGATCATGACTTTTCATATAGCCCCCTTGAGACCAGTAAAGCGGTCTAGTGCAAAGATATCTCCAGTTTTAGCGGTATTTAATCGTGGAGATTCAGCTTTGAACGTCACAGCTTTATGGTTCATTGAAACACCGGCGAGTTGTAAGCCAAGCAGATAATGCATCGGTGTATTTAAATTATCTGAACTATAAAGCCGATAATTAACTGTTGGTTTTACATCCGGAAATTGACCTTCTATTACCCGTTCAAACTCATCCGGCAAAATATCACCAAGACCTGAAATAGAGACTGTTAAAGTCTGGTCTAGATCGCCCAGCATTCCGGATCTTTGAATTGTCATAGGCAGGTATTCATAAAGCACCTGCCCTTCACCTTCATTGTGCTGAACATACACCCCTCGGTCATCATTACGGACTACCCGGTAAGTATTCATAAAAGAAGGGTGTGAGAGTTCAATACATTCCAGTTGATAAATATCAACTTTTCGATTGAAAAAGAATTCGGCGTATTCGTTATCCATCAGACCTCCCAATCTTTAATTAATGCTATATCTGCAGCAAGGTTAGGCTGGTTTTGAACAACTTCGAGTTGTGCATTTACCCGGTAAAGGTTGCCGTTCACCTCATTGGTCTTGAACGAGTTCGGAATGAAGTTACACAGGTATTGCTGACGTGTTCCCTGATCAATCACCAGATCCGCATAAAATGAGGCTGGTTTATTCTGGTAGACCCGCCAGAACGCCATCATTTTATTGAAATCGGTTTTACTTAAATTCCAGTTCACATCAACAATGTGGCTATTCCGTTTTACATCGATGTAATAGCGTCCTCGTCCTCCCTCCATCTGCTGACGTTTCACATCATCACCTGGTGTTACGCCATAGCCGCTGGTCTGAGGATTTAGCTTTAACTTGTACATAACTTTCCTTCAGGTAATAAAAAACCGACCTCATAATGGGTCGGTATAAAAGTATCTTTAACAACTAAAGTCTTGATATTTCTTCAGATATCTGACTAGATTCATGTAAAATATAGTTTATTAATTGATTTGAAATCGTTAGATGAAGATGATAGTCAGCTGTTGTTCTAAACCTCTTTAATTTTTGTATTCGATTTTTGATTTCCGCAGCTCTTTTCTGAATCATTTCAGACGTTGAACCCGCAGGGTACCCACTAAGTCTGCTATAGACTTTTTCATGAGCTCCACATTTTGTCTTTGTTACTGGCCATAATAGTCGTTGTTCTAAATGATGTCGGACTTCATAAAAAGCATGGTAATAAGCACGCCCTATAATATTCCTTTTGTGACATTCATCATATTTTGTAGAATTACCTAACAGCTCATAACAGTAATTTAGTGTATCTGTAGTAGCCATTTTTCAATCCACGCCCACTTCATAAGGAATAATAAAATATGAAAGTTTATTCAGTTCATCAATTAAACCCTCATCATAGCATTTACTAAATATTTCTGAATTCATAGCGTCAATCTCATCAAAACTTCTATCGACATAAAGCAATATTAAAAATTCATCATCAATAAAACTATATTCATATTTTCGACACCGAACATTCCTTGAGTTAAAACATTTAAAAAGAATTGAACCGATATGTTTCAAGACTCTAGAATCAATTTCTAGTTTATTTTTAATTTCAAAAAACTGAATAAATTCATTAAAGTCTTCCTTTTTAAATCTTTTATAATAATTTAAATCATCATTTAAAATTCCATCTAGAAAATAAGTTATAGGTTTGAAGTCAATAGGAATAAAACTTTCTAAGGGTAAATTTTGTTTACTACACAAACTTATAATTTTATCAATATTTTCATTAGCACTAGAAAAATCTACTGAGCTAAGAAAAACAAAATAAAGATTCGATAAAATTGATACACTATTGCTAATTTTCAGTACTTCTCGAGCGTATTGATGCGCAAGAATAGGATTATCAAAATACATTTCAATAATACTGTTGCTTAATAAAAACCAATCTAGTGGCTCAGTTTCTTTAATATCATTAAGCAACCGTTTGCATCTAAAATACTGAAATTCACTTATCGATCCAGTAAGAACAGCAGAGTTAATAATATCGGTTACTTCTGATGACTTAGTTTTAGGAACTGGAGGAAGCATAAGAATATTCACCAATTTTTTGAAATTTTGTCCTAATTTATTTAAAAAAGCTACCTCTAAAGGTAGCTTTTAAATTAACGATTCCGTCTTGCTGTCGTATTCTCAGTCAAAGACCGACTAATGGTTGAGTTTGGATTTGCGATTTGGTCACTTACAAGTTTCGGTACCTTTCTTGGAAGCTGCTTATCCAGTTCATCTGTAACAATGATCCGGACTGTTTGCTCATCCAGTTGTTCAGCTTCAACTGTTGCCCCACTCACCTGATTAATCACTTCAATTTTGAAATTGATTATCGGTGAAGCTGGCTCAATTGAAGGCATAATCTCAGCTTGAGGGCGTGAAGTACTTCCTAAAGTAAAGTCCTGAACATCCTCAAGATTTGATCGATTCTGAACTAAACCATTTGATGAAAAGTAGACCTTACCATCATGGAATAGGTCAGAACTTGCCAAAGACGCTAACTTAGGTGTGTCTCTATTACCTTTATAGATAATCTGAGTATCTTGAACCGGTTGATTAAAGATGTCCGATTGCTTTTGGCTTTCTATAAAGGCACTGGAGCTCATCATTGCACGGCGCATCACACTATCAGCTGAAGCATTGTTATTGAGAAAAGCTTCAGGGTTTGCACTCTTACGCATTTTCTCAACTAAACCAACTCCGCCCCAGCGTTTAATATCTTCTTGGGACCAGACCACCTCTCCTTTGTGCACAATGCCTGCTGGAGTATGTTTAAGCCCATTTCCTGTATAGCCGCCATCAGAGAAGCCGGCTATAGTTTGTCCAGCGATTAGACCAACATTCGCCATCCCCATCCCAAGCACAAGGTTGGCTGCTGTTGATTTGCTAATTACATCCAAATACCACGGACTTGCTAGAATCTGGTTATACGCCTGTAACGCGCTAATTGTGGCTGAGCCAATTGCGAATGCTTGCTGTGCTATATACATGCCCTTGTATATACCAGATTGCTCGCCTGCTGCATTTTTAACAATTCCAGTCATATTTGACCAGTAGCCACTAAGCTGACTTGTTAAGCTACCAAGTTGCCCCAATTGGGTTTCAAAAAGTGAGCTATTCAGGTCCCGTTCATCTTGAGCATATTTTTCATCCAGTGCTTTTCTGGATTGTAAATATTGCTCTCGCGCTGCCAATAATTGCGAGTTCCTCTGTTCCTCATCAGCAATTAGATTAATACCATTAATTTGGTCTATATATGTATTTAATAGCCCTCCTGCATCAGTTGAATACCGATTTTGCAAATCCCATTGAGCATACCCTCGCGGGTCATTTTGTTGAAATACTTGTTGTGAAGCATTAAAACCGCTCTGAAAAACCTTATCCGATGCGCTATCTAAAGTCTGAAATTGCCCCATATTATTAGCGCTAAGCAACCCAGCTTTTAGTTTAGCATCTCTAACTTTTTCAATCTCTTTTAACTCGGCTTGATACCGCCTTACTGCTAGCTCAGTCTCGCCCATGTATGAGCTTTTCGCCTCAAGTAACTGTTTTTTACGAGCCAACTCTATAAGCTCAAGTTCTTGCTGTTTTTGCAATTTCAGGCCATCTAAAGCAACCTTTCTTTGATCTTCAGAGAGTTTGCCTTCAGCAACTAATCGCAAAGAATTAGTTTCATATGTGTAATCAAGCTTTTGTTCTTCAGTCCACTTATAACCATTTACTTCAAAATCAAATTGCTTCTGAGCTAACTTATCTTCAGCATCATAACGCTCATTAATTTTTGGGATTAAATTTGATTGACCTAAAATGGTTGCTTTGTTGATTTCCTCCTCACGTTTTTTGCTTCTAGCAACTGTTTCTGAGTCATATGTTGCTTGGAGCTGCTTAATTTCCTCAAGAGTTTTTGCACGTGCCTTATATGCTTCATCTTCGAATTTCGAAAGATCACCAATCGCTTTTGATGCTGCATCAGGGCTAGCTCCTAAAATCTTATTGAGCTGATTGTAATAAGAGTCTTGTTTGGCTAAATGCTGTGAAGCTTTATCTTTGCCAAGCTTTTTCCCTTCATAATCCCACCCGATAAAATTTTTCCCCACGATTTTTTCTAAACTTCGATAGTCCAAATCGTCATTGAGGAGGGCGTTTTTAGTCTTGCTATAACTTTTATTAGTCATAACCTCTTGCAATAAAAACTTAGCTTGCGCATCTAAAGCATCTTGGGTTTGCTGGATTTTTCCATTTTTATCTAAAACACCTTGTCCCTGTAAGGACTGCATGAGTTTAGTTGAGCGAGTCTTTTGCCAAGAAATAAATCCAGTATTTGTATAACCATTATTTTCATCCTTATGGCTACCAAACATTGCCTCATTTCTAAAATCATTCTCGCGCCCAACTTGAGCTGTCATTACACGAGCTTGTTTATCGCCTAAACCTGCATTTCGAAATGCCAGATACACTCGTAGCATATTTCTCACTCGCTCATCATTTCCAGCAAGTAGAACAGCTTGTTTGGCAGACTCTTTGGTTTGTTTTTCAACCTCTTTTGTTTGCTTTCTGCTAGATTCGGTAATACTTTCTTGTAAGTCCTTGGCTTCCTTCTGCTTCTTATACCAAGCCTCAAAAATTGCAGCTTCCTGACTAGTTAAACTTCTAGTCATCGGAATTTTATTGTCGGTATAAAACTCTGATGCCGCACGCGCCTTATCAAGACCCTTTTCGCCACCACCAAATGCCTTAGTGTTTTTTATAAGAAAATCATTTTTCAGAATATCTTTGTTGGCGTTGTCTCGTAACTTATTTAACTTTTCTTGTGCAGCGACTTGGTTATTTAATTCATTTGTTTCTCCTTGTTGAGCACCAAGTACAGTTTGATGTTGTTTTAGGTACTCATTACGTAAGTCGTTTTGTTTCTTCAGCTCAGCATTAGCCTGATTCAACGCAATTTTAGACTGATCCGTTTTAGTAGCATAATCCTGTAACCCCTTGATATTTTCAGCAGGAACTTTGGCAGTACTGTTGAACTTACTCACAGCATCAGTTGCTGAAATTTGATTTAAAGAATATGCCTGAATTACCTTATTCAACGATTTAACTTGTTCTTCGCTACCACCATTTAACCGAATGAATTCTACTTGTGCCCGTAATGAATCAAGCATTTGTGTTTTCATGTCAGTGAAGTTTTGAGTAGCTACTTTTGTTAAATTTGTTTGAATTGTTAATTGCTTAATTGATTCGGCCGTTACATCAACATGTTGTCCAGAAGTAGCATTTAAGAGTTTTAGAGCAGTATTACCCTGCTCAATCTTATTTTTTGATTCTGCTACTGCACTAGAGAACTCAATGAGTTTATCAATTTGATTCTGACTAAAACGACCAGATGAAATCATCTTTTTTAAGAGATCACCTGCATCGCTTGCACCTGTAGCAATAGACTTAATGGCATTTTGATAATCCTCATAATCATTGCCAGATAATTTAAATAATTCCTTTTGGATATAAGCAAAACGTTTGATAGCTCCACTAGCATCATCAATTGCATCATTTTGCTGCTCAATCTCTTTGCGTAACCGCACACCCTCTGTTAATGCTTGCACAGTATTTAACTTTATGTACTTATCTGTTAAATCACTAACCGAGTCAGATTGTGTTGCAAGGGACTCTTTGACTTCATCCGAACTGCTGCTTAGTAAATAGAAAGATGCGGCTGTTGCTGCAATTGCTAAACCCATTGGGCTAAAAATCGCCATAAGCGCTGACTTTGCCAAAGCTAAACGACTTGTAGCAACAGATTGCGCTGTTAAGGCTGCTGATAATCTTGCAGATGATGCTGATTGAGCTGTTTCTGCGGCAGCAACCTCTAACGCAACTTGAGCTTGTAATCGTCCAAGCTGAGCCATTCGTGTGATGGTAGCCGTGCGACCTTGTTCAGTGATTTGGGCTTTTAAACGAACTTTTTCGAGTTCTATTTCTGCCATGATCTGAGCATGAGTAGCTTTGATGTTCGTTAGTGTCACCTGCGTACTTTGTGCTTCGGCAAGCGCAGATTCCACTTCAGCTTTTGCTGCTGCAATATTTGCATTACGTTCAGCAATTGTGGCAAACACTTGTTTGGTTGACGCAGCAATACTCGCTTGTACAGCAACCGTTTTTGTTAAAACGGCTTTTGTCATTAAGCCAATACCTATGGCAAATGCACTGTCTGCAATTAAATTCAAATTATTTGCTAATAACTGAATCGATCCTGATAAAGCCTGTGCTGCTCCGCTTCCTTTACCAGCCTCTCCTACAAATTTAGT
The window above is part of the Acinetobacter baumannii genome. Proteins encoded here:
- a CDS encoding tape measure protein, with the translated sequence MAQESRLVIVIDSQNAERNARNLGNELDSIERKGDYASKSMDGLSVATRALAGYMAGLVTVSSAISKMDTYTGLQNRLKLVTKNQVELNKATEDTFRIAQKTYSAWDSVLQVYQRFSDNAKTLNLTMDDTARLTETVSKAVAISGASAEAADAALVQFGQALASGTLRGEELNSVMEQTPALAKAIAKGMGITVGELRSVAAEGKITSQEIVKALRNVQDEVDALFAKTDITIGQSLTLLNNEITKFVGEAGKGSGAAQALSGSIQLLANNLNLIADSAFAIGIGLMTKAVLTKTVAVQASIAASTKQVFATIAERNANIAAAKAEVESALAEAQSTQVTLTNIKATHAQIMAEIELEKVRLKAQITEQGRTATITRMAQLGRLQAQVALEVAAAETAQSASSARLSAALTAQSVATSRLALAKSALMAIFSPMGLAIAATAASFYLLSSSSDEVKESLATQSDSVSDLTDKYIKLNTVQALTEGVRLRKEIEQQNDAIDDASGAIKRFAYIQKELFKLSGNDYEDYQNAIKSIATGASDAGDLLKKMISSGRFSQNQIDKLIEFSSAVAESKNKIEQGNTALKLLNATSGQHVDVTAESIKQLTIQTNLTKVATQNFTDMKTQMLDSLRAQVEFIRLNGGSEEQVKSLNKVIQAYSLNQISATDAVSKFNSTAKVPAENIKGLQDYATKTDQSKIALNQANAELKKQNDLRNEYLKQHQTVLGAQQGETNELNNQVAAQEKLNKLRDNANKDILKNDFLIKNTKAFGGGEKGLDKARAASEFYTDNKIPMTRSLTSQEAAIFEAWYKKQKEAKDLQESITESSRKQTKEVEKQTKESAKQAVLLAGNDERVRNMLRVYLAFRNAGLGDKQARVMTAQVGRENDFRNEAMFGSHKDENNGYTNTGFISWQKTRSTKLMQSLQGQGVLDKNGKIQQTQDALDAQAKFLLQEVMTNKSYSKTKNALLNDDLDYRSLEKIVGKNFIGWDYEGKKLGKDKASQHLAKQDSYYNQLNKILGASPDAASKAIGDLSKFEDEAYKARAKTLEEIKQLQATYDSETVARSKKREEEINKATILGQSNLIPKINERYDAEDKLAQKQFDFEVNGYKWTEEQKLDYTYETNSLRLVAEGKLSEDQRKVALDGLKLQKQQELELIELARKKQLLEAKSSYMGETELAVRRYQAELKEIEKVRDAKLKAGLLSANNMGQFQTLDSASDKVFQSGFNASQQVFQQNDPRGYAQWDLQNRYSTDAGGLLNTYIDQINGINLIADEEQRNSQLLAAREQYLQSRKALDEKYAQDERDLNSSLFETQLGQLGSLTSQLSGYWSNMTGIVKNAAGEQSGIYKGMYIAQQAFAIGSATISALQAYNQILASPWYLDVISKSTAANLVLGMGMANVGLIAGQTIAGFSDGGYTGNGLKHTPAGIVHKGEVVWSQEDIKRWGGVGLVEKMRKSANPEAFLNNNASADSVMRRAMMSSSAFIESQKQSDIFNQPVQDTQIIYKGNRDTPKLASLASSDLFHDGKVYFSSNGLVQNRSNLEDVQDFTLGSTSRPQAEIMPSIEPASPIINFKIEVINQVSGATVEAEQLDEQTVRIIVTDELDKQLPRKVPKLVSDQIANPNSTISRSLTENTTARRNR
- a CDS encoding host specificity factor TipJ family phage tail protein, translated to MIKIIYKKDALSEEKTIEQAQTIGQWLTSKYDYMPEHVRIFHTTSNMDHAEISFANEVTPKNAYELKQLDFLPGTFIVIENPKGIELGAAAWAAIISLVVGVAVALLMPVPSITQTNQNNNQSSSANNELSNRENKTRVNGRIADNYGAGWNTPDLIAVPYKVYENNVEVEHVVGCIGRGHYKINGAYDGETNIVDIAGASVEVYRPGVDIVSGEPYFSLGTEITTPPLTVQHQTSVNGQVLRPADTQSLEGTNYLHFAYPNEILRATANNTDLTTKFVSNDRVEITNASFTFNGQTFDLNGTYSVLSVADDRMTLSNPAAVNANWLKLKELNNQQTAALSPKISSIGEKWIGPFILDNVERSRVLCNFVATNGLYTVSSGGYQAAVNVTIEVEVTPVNESGAAIGNPMLKQIILKGSAKSRQTVGATLDMVTFQGRCSVRARRLTPTPTVTTVVDEVKWQALYGAYPLQSTVYEHETVFRARTYATTGALSVKSRKINFDLQRMLPTYKNGAMTTELYPTSSFADALVSMALDDKIGRRSIDEIDLENIYRTYNDVVDYFGTPLAAEFCTTIDDTNLSFEELVTNLCDAVFCTAYRQNNKLKLYFERPTDNSVMLFNFRNIIPDSYKHDLTFGVMDDYDGLIYEYTDPTDDSRINIYLPDKGAKNPKEVKSVGVRNKWQAHFNAYRIWNKMRFQRKSITFDAAPESELLVLRDRIAVADYRNGIHQSGEVVQQEGLVLTLSHDVDFIAGKSYVIYLQMADGTVDLIPVTPGSAKNKVVLGRLPNGALKLSPDDFVNTIYTVVNDDTKGSLPYLVAKREPVDQFSNTITAINYDERYYLNDKDFIDVPVDDSPIYIRYDQLDINLARLYQMQRGDLPTTGEISFVVESGALVSSSSSYRPETRFVYKFDYNSSPPKQEFIAPAATELPAIDTGEFPPDLVVNLTIKGSVVGRGGDGGLPHLAYGDWEKDSDFNFTKTRRDGFQGAPGLLNRHSKLNLIIDGGTLARGGSGGGATPSGIYTGSSYGVQGIPGGAGAPFGRVMTGQPISNDSQDYRLYLESYLLVMKITDAEASVPGKGYRTQNDRYGSPLSGDGGGWGERGTKSTNGGTWNWQYHGTTEGQPGPGGPAIVGVAPLTTQLINGGKILQTL
- a CDS encoding DUF1833 family protein is translated as MDNEYAEFFFNRKVDIYQLECIELSHPSFMNTYRVVRNDDRGVYVQHNEGEGQVLYEYLPMTIQRSGMLGDLDQTLTVSISGLGDILPDEFERVIEGQFPDVKPTVNYRLYSSDNLNTPMHYLLGLQLAGVSMNHKAVTFKAESPRLNTAKTGDIFALDRFTGLKGAI